In one window of Micromonospora cathayae DNA:
- a CDS encoding fumarylacetoacetate hydrolase family protein, with protein sequence MRFMRIGPVGAERPVLFDGDRHFDLSGVTTDIDAAFLAADPTGRVRAAGPLPQVDVTGQRIGAPIARPGAVLCIGQNYAAHAAESGAAPPDRPILFHKSPNTVVGPYDPVLIPRGSTKTDWEVELAVVIGTRARYLDSPAQALAHVAGYAVTNDVSERDYQFADPGGQWSTGKSCETFNPLGPWLVTPDEAGDPQALRLRSWVNGEPRQDSRTADMIFDVAYLIWHLSQFTVLEPGDVLNTGTPQGVALSGRFPYLVAGDVLETEIEGLGRQRNPLASA encoded by the coding sequence ATGAGATTCATGCGGATCGGCCCGGTCGGCGCCGAACGGCCGGTGCTCTTCGACGGCGACCGTCACTTCGACCTCAGCGGCGTCACCACCGACATCGACGCGGCGTTCCTCGCCGCGGACCCGACCGGACGGGTCCGGGCGGCCGGGCCACTGCCGCAGGTCGACGTGACCGGGCAGCGGATCGGTGCCCCGATCGCCCGGCCCGGCGCGGTGCTCTGCATCGGGCAGAACTACGCCGCGCACGCCGCCGAGTCCGGTGCGGCCCCTCCGGACCGGCCGATCCTGTTCCACAAGTCACCGAACACGGTGGTCGGCCCGTACGACCCGGTGCTGATCCCGCGCGGGTCGACGAAGACCGACTGGGAGGTCGAGCTGGCCGTGGTGATCGGGACGCGGGCCCGCTACCTCGACTCCCCGGCGCAGGCCCTCGCCCACGTGGCCGGGTACGCCGTCACCAACGACGTGTCCGAACGGGACTACCAGTTCGCCGACCCCGGCGGACAGTGGTCCACCGGCAAGTCGTGTGAGACGTTCAACCCGCTCGGCCCGTGGCTGGTCACGCCGGACGAGGCCGGTGACCCGCAGGCGCTGCGGCTGCGCTCGTGGGTCAACGGCGAGCCCCGACAGGACTCCCGCACCGCCGACATGATCTTCGACGTGGCCTACCTGATCTGGCACCTGTCCCAGTTCACCGTGCTGGAGCCGGGTGACGTCCTGAACACCGGCACCCCGCAGGGGGTGGCGCTGTCCGGCCGGTTCCCGTACCTGGTGGCCGGCGACGTGCTGGAGACGGAGATCGAGGGGCTCGGCCGGCAGCGCAACCCGCTCGCGTCGGCGTGA
- a CDS encoding hydroxyacid dehydrogenase has translation MTGSGDRPPAGGGPVTPPGRGRRPVTVVSVSAPLRAQFFPDRIGDRLTTITDATPVDDHAALTGVDLAPLLARAEVLVTSWGVPRLDAALLDRAPALRLVAHTGASVKPFVTPELFARGVAVTQAGQGMARSVAEVALAFTLALLHRTHRFDHALRAGTSWDRAEQAPPRHEILGCPVGVVGASRTGRAYLELVRALGAEVSVYDPTLSVADAARLGVRLVGLDDLLAGSRVVALHAPTLPETRHLLGARELALMPDGAGLVNTARSWLVDEAALVAELSGGRLDAALDVFDDEPLPTGHPLRALPNVLLTPHQAAGTVQGRRRQGEIVVDEIVRYLAGRPLVHAVTPDLLARTG, from the coding sequence ATGACTGGCTCCGGTGACCGGCCGCCGGCGGGCGGTGGACCGGTGACCCCGCCCGGCCGTGGCCGCCGTCCGGTGACGGTGGTGTCGGTGTCCGCGCCGCTGCGCGCCCAGTTCTTCCCGGACCGGATCGGCGACCGGCTGACCACGATCACCGACGCCACACCGGTCGACGACCACGCGGCGCTCACCGGCGTCGACCTGGCACCGCTGCTGGCCCGGGCGGAGGTGCTGGTCACCTCCTGGGGTGTCCCCCGGCTCGACGCGGCCCTGCTGGACCGGGCCCCGGCGCTGCGGCTGGTCGCGCACACCGGCGCCTCGGTCAAGCCGTTCGTGACCCCCGAACTGTTCGCCCGGGGTGTCGCGGTCACCCAGGCCGGGCAGGGCATGGCCCGGTCGGTGGCCGAGGTCGCCCTCGCCTTCACGCTGGCCCTGCTGCACCGCACGCACCGGTTCGACCACGCGTTGCGCGCCGGCACGAGCTGGGACCGGGCGGAGCAGGCGCCGCCCCGGCACGAGATCCTCGGCTGCCCGGTCGGCGTCGTCGGCGCGTCCCGCACCGGTCGGGCGTACCTGGAACTGGTGCGCGCGCTGGGCGCGGAGGTCAGCGTGTACGACCCGACCCTCAGCGTGGCGGACGCCGCCCGGCTCGGCGTCCGGCTGGTCGGTCTGGACGACCTGCTCGCCGGCAGTCGGGTGGTGGCGTTGCACGCGCCGACCCTGCCGGAGACCCGGCACCTGCTCGGTGCCCGTGAGCTGGCGCTGATGCCCGACGGCGCCGGGCTGGTCAACACCGCCCGGTCGTGGCTGGTCGACGAGGCAGCCCTCGTCGCGGAGTTGTCCGGCGGCCGGCTCGACGCCGCGTTGGACGTCTTCGACGACGAGCCGCTGCCCACCGGCCACCCGCTGCGGGCGCTGCCCAACGTGTTGCTCACCCCGCATCAGGCCGCCGGCACCGTGCAGGGCCGCCGGCGGCAGGGCGAGATCGTCGTCGACGAGATCGTCCGCTACCTGGCCGGCCGGCCCCTCGTCCACGCGGTGACACCGGACCTGCTCGCCCGCACGGGCTGA